The genomic window CTGGGCGATCTCACTGAGGTGCCAGTGCCCACAAGGTAGGTTCGAAGCCACTCAAAGGACTCCAACTTAAATGGTTGCGGGAATGCTTCAATTTAAAACAGTCCTTATGGCAATTATAGttctttcttaaatatttatcaataatCTGCCATAGGTACTAAACAACGATTAATATTGATGATAACAAACTTCCAGTGAATTCTAGATTTCTCAAAAATTTAGGGCgatataaaattttattatttgaaaatttggcAGGTGTTTAATGATTTTACgatatatagaaatatatgcATGATAATTGATCAGTTATCACACCTTTTATCACTGCTGCCATCTAATCAATTGATAACTTTTCAATAATGATTATTATTGCTTATAAAGCAGCTATTAATACATTTCCTTCACTCACAGATTCGTATTCATACTGCTTGGCCCGCCTGGCAGTCAGAGCAACTTCCACGAGATTGGCCGGGCCATGGCCACCCTGATGTCCGACGAGATCTTCCACGAGGTGGCCTACCGAGCCCGCAAGCGGGATCATCTGCTGTCCGGCGTGGATGAGTTCCTCGATGCGGTCACCGTACTGCCGCCAGGAGAGTGGGATCCCACCATACGAATTGAGCCACCAGCGGCGATTCCCTCGCAGGAAGTGAGAAAGCGACCGCCAGAGTTGCCCAAGGAGGAGgtggacgaggaggaggaggaggcgcgTCTGCGCGAGGAGAACGGACTCTCCAGGACGGGTAGGCTCTTCGGTGGATTGATCAACGACATCAAGAGGAAGGCGCCGTGGTACATAAGCGACTATAAGGATGCCCTATCCATGCAGTGCGTGGCATCGTGGATCTTCCTGTACTTCGCCTGCCTGTCGCCGATCATCACATTTGGTGGACTGCTGGCGGAGGCCACTGGCAAGCACATGGCTGCGATGGAGTCCCTGGTCTCTGGGTTCGTTTGTGGCATGGGCTATGGCTTCTTTTCGGGTCAGCCGCTGACAATTCTCGGGTCCACCGGTCCAGTACTGGTCTTTGAGTCAATTATCTACGAGTTCTGTCAGCGAATGGGCTGGGAATATATGACTTTCCGGTTCTGGATCGGCATGTGGGTCGCCGGCATTTGCATCGTCCTGACCGCGATTGATGCCAGTGCCCTCGTCTGCTACATCACCCGCTTCACCGAGGAGAATTTCGCCACCCTGATCGCGTTCATCTTCATCTACAAGGCCATCGAGAACGTGGTTGTCATCGGCAAGAACTTCCCGGTCAATCAGGGTGTTTACAACTGCGTCTGTACACCGCCAATTGGTAGCAATGCCAGTGTGATCGATTATGCCATGTACAATTGGGATTCCTGTGAGGTAGGGTATCTGCAAACTCGTATATGCTCAAGTTTAGGCTTCACCGACTCAACACAGAGGCTTCGACTTGTTTGTTAGGACATCAATAATGATATTCATATTTTCTAGTCGCACAATGGCATCCTGGTTGGTGGAGGCTGCGGAACCCCGCCCACCGAAAACGTTTTCCTCATGTCGGTGGTCCTTTGCGCCGGCACCTTCCTCATCTCCACCGTGCTGAAGGAGTTCAAGAACGCCCTATTCTTCCCATCGATCGTTCGCCAGTACATCAGTGATTTCTCCGTGCTCATCGCGATTTTCGCCATGAGTTTCTTTGACTATTCGATGGGTGTGCCCACCCAGAAACTGGAGGTGCCCAACGAGCTGAAGCCCACGCTGAGCACCAGGGGCTGGCTTATTCCGCCGTTTGCCGAGAAGAACCCCTGGTGGTCGCCAATCATCGCCGTATTCCCTGCCCTGCTCGGCACCATACTGATCTTCATGGATCAACAGATCACGGCCGTCATCGTGAACCGCAAGGAGAACAAACTGAAGAAGGGCTGTGGCTACCATCTGGATCTGTTCATCCTCTCCATTCTGATTGCCATTTGCAGCATGATGGGTCTGCCCTGGTGAGTCCTCTCTctatgttttatgtttattgccTAGTTAAAACGTAGAGTGTTTCGATATAATACCACTGTTTCCTGGAATCCTTAGGTTCGTGGCCGCCACCGTGTTGAGCATCAACCACGTGAACTCGCTGAAACTGGAGTCGGAGTGCTCGGCCCCTGGTGAGAAGCCACAGTTCCTGGGAGTGCGCGAGCAGCGGGTGACCCACATCCTGATCTTCCTGACCATCGGTGTCTCCGTGCTGCTGACCCCGCTGCTCGGTAACATTCCCATGCCGGTCCTGTTCGGCGTCTTTCTGTACATGGGCGTGGCCTCACTCAAGGGCTTACAGTTCTTCGATCGCATCCTGATCATGTTCATGCCGGCGAAGTACCAGCCAGACTACATGTTCCTGCGCCAGGTGAGTCCAGAGATACGATAGAAACCACATactttattgttattttatgtatatatttatggtATACATCATAATTAGGAATCTAGTTTCTTGTTGAGTATGcatagtatatatattgtatacatCATAATTAGGAATCTAGTTTCTTGTTGAGTATGcatagtatatatattgtataaatCATAATTAGGAATCTAGTTTCTTGTTGAGTATGCATagtatatatatggtataaaTCATAATTAGGTATTTAGTTTCTTGTTAAGTATGTATTGTTTTATGTATTattgtatataaaatttgCGGCATAACCCTAAATTCATAAGGGCCTTGGTATATTTCAAGTTTTGTATCTTCTAATTAGCTTCtagttttaattttctatACTCGTCCGTTACCTTCTTAATGTATTCTTGGATAgtagttttggtttttggtcgTTCAAGTTCCCCCATATCTTCCAAATCCTttaatatagaaaatataataaattcgTATACAAAATTAGCACTTTCATTTGCTTCTATTAATTTCCAATCAACTGTAGAGGTACTTTCATCAGTACTTTCAGTCGTTACAAAAGTTTGTGTGTCCATAGTATTTTCATAAACTTTAAGTCGATCCACTCCTTGAAATTTCCGCGTTGCCTTGTCAAGTTGATTTTCCAGTCCCGCAAGAAGTGTTTTTTGTTGGATTTCTAAATGCTTCACTCGCTTTTCAAAGCTCCCCAATTTTTCCTTTAAAATGTCACCAAATGAGTTCAGCAGGTTCtccaaattatttatttcatcttgacggcaaaaagaaaactaaagaaaatgcatttgaCTTTGGTCAACTGAAATTAACTCCGGCTTCAAACTCACGCTTAAAAAGGACCCATGGGTACTTTGTAAAACCATTCCGAGTAGAACAAAAATCACGATTTGTCGCATTTTTTACACAAAGTAGAAGTGTCGCCTTGCAGAACCAAAGTAAGACTGAAGAAAACGATGCAGTtctttttgcattaatttctAGTTCTGTTCTGAGAACAGctttatcaaattaaaataaaacgtaTTCACCGGATGCACTGCGGTATTATCACATAGTGTAAGACTTTAGTTGTTACAGAAGACTTTAGTTGTTATCATTATAGCTTATATACcatatgatatatatttctgatGATATTAAGCATAAACGAGAATGAATTCCTACCCCTTTTCACGAAGTATTATCTTTTTGAAGCCCAAAGAAAGACATAATATAAACAGAAGGAATAAAGATGAGTAATAGCTTCTTAGTACGTTATGCTTAGTTAGTAAGAGAATGAAAATCATTTACCCTTAATAATTGTATCACTGTGGTTTCTTTTACAGGTGCCCATTAAACGCGTCCACCTGTTCACCATGATTCAGCTGGCCTGCCTCATAATTCTCTGGCTGATCAAGTCCTTCTCGCAGACCTCCATTCTCTTCCCCCTGATGCTGGTGGTGATGATAGGCATACGCAAGGCACTGGATCTGGTGTTCACCAGGAGAGAGCTGAAGATCCTGGACGACATAATGCCGGAGATGACGAAGCGGGCGGCGGCAGATGATCTGCATAAACTGGACGCTGAGGTGGGCTTATTGGCGCGCATTTTCCCGTGGGGAAAGGGCAGCCGGGGCAGGGTGGTGACCAAGCCGTCGGGCCTCGATGATGGAGTCGTTGGGTCTGGTGGTGCCGTTGGCGCTGGACTCATCAGTTGCACCAcctcaaatgcaaatgagaaGGAGTTCGAGGCACAGAGCAGTCTGCTCAAGAAGTAGATGGCACTGAACACCTTCcaagcacacacgcacacacctaGCCACGCACACCCACCATAGctacaaccacaaccacaaacacacccacaccaacGCCACAGgccaagcaaacaaaaaaaaagagaaaagaaaaccccACGGACCAGTGCTGCCCATTTCATTTGCGTTTGCAGTGCTGCCCAGTCCACGGCACAAAAACCAACGATAAACTCAAttatttatagctattttggattaatttgcattttgtcgGCCTTGATACATTTTATTGAACTAGTTATCTATCCACACGTATGCATTATTCCCTGTTATATACGTTTTTATCATATCTTTAACAGtattttgtaaatgtttttccCCCTACCCATTTTAAGTTAATAATATGGCATGCAGTtactttgcattttgtttttatatgtacgatattttttgataaacaTGATTTACCTTCTTTTTGATTctatgctaaaaaaaaatcgctTTTAAACCACCTGTAAATGCCAAActtacaaaaaacaaaaaaaaaaaagaaattagttGGTTACTCGTAGTGCAAAATGTGTTATCTATCCGAACCTACTCTAAAACTACTcctatactatatatacacaactatgatatttataaatgtaaatgaaattcTAGCCTAAGTCATAATTAGTCAATCGTTTACACCGTACAACAAGTACCTAAATGTATTAAATGGAACCTGTTATGTTATTTTATAGTCATCGGGTCGAGAGTTCCAGTAACTAACCAGCGACATGAGTCCACGCGTAATTGTAGCgaaaattgatgttaaaatccaaaattcaacacacaaaaaaaaaactaaacctatgaaaataaaacaataatttggCATAAATGCAAAATTGAACACACTCCACCGAATTGGCATTGACACCAGATCACTGATTTAGACCTAGAACCTCACGCTTTTATTCAGAGATCTCTTTCTCTCAACTCTACTTTCTACTTCGCCCTTCACTTGTGCAACTTTAGGCCAGATTTGCTATACTTTCTCTCCCATCCCACCTTTGCTCACTTCCCGAGagatgttattttttttggtgacCCAAAACTATGCAAATATGCCAATTTTATATTGAAGGACAACCATCATCAGCATCCCCCAGGATCTGGTGCGGGGGCCAACTACAATGCCGATAAGTCGGGTCCCACCACCATACACATTCCGCTTTCCGGAAACAAGCCACCACAGGGCACCAATGGACCCACAGTGAGCATTCCCCAGGAGGCTGTCAATCGCACCGCAGTCTGGCAGCAGATCAACAAGGATGGCAACGGGATCTCGGAGCAACTGATCATACCCGTCACCCTTAAAGTCCGCCAGATCAATGGCAACCAGTAAGTGTTCCCCATGCGATCCTGTCCAGAATCAGAGACTTTTCCCCACTCATGAGCTGCTAGTTCTTTTGCTCACTTTCTTGTAAATAAGCAATTTACGCCGCTTTTTCCACACCCAATTATGGAGCTAGAAATGGCGATTGAAGTGGGTTATTTAAAAGGAtgcaaaattataaatatgtaaatcaATTGCTTATAGTACATTAAGTTTTAAAATCAACATATAAACTTCAAAACAACTATTTCTATTTAAAGAATACTTCTAAGTAGtagaaaatacaaatagttCGGTAACCACTATTAAAACAGTATTGAAGTTAGTTGAACACAAAAACCTAATCAGCTAGGAtacaattttatacaaatcTTTTATAATAGTAGGGTCACTGCTGCTATCGGCATTTTTCCTCATAATTTAAACATGAAAcgttttgattttgtatttttctttttatgagCAAAAAAGTGGCAGGTGAATTTTCTTTGGAGAATTTCGACTATTAAATCATTCATGCTCGTCTTCGCATTCCCCCCGTGCCTCCCCCTCTCTGCAGCGCCCCCTCGAGCGCCACCCTCTCGCCACGCCTTTCGCCCATGCACGAGGCGGATGAGTACAGTGAAGCTCCGACCAACAGTCCCggccatcagcagcagcaaccgcagATCAACAATTGCAAGGAGGCTGCCAAACTGGAAGGATCCTGCGCAAACAACAGCCAGATCAGTCCGGCCAACATAACACCCGTCTAGACTCTAGAGATCCCGAGATAATATGGATTTTAGAGCGAACAAAGCACAAAGAACCCacaaaaccaaacacacaTCTATGTATTTCTAGTTGGTCATCCACAGACGTATCATAATCTCTATTTGCTATACATTTATCGCCGTAGTTATCCCAGGGGTCGATTTTTGGTAAAGATTTTTAGCTGTGCCAGTAGTAGAGGggtttattttttcatttggggctCAAGTACAAGATATACAAGTATTAACTATATGGTAACAATTACGATATTCCGTAGACAAGAAAAGCATTACAAATATACACTTTTGAAACGAGTTTTATAGAGTCAATTCCAAAGAtcaggatgcggatgcgaagAAGCCAAAGCCACAGAACAAACACCAAATAGTAAGCCATCGGTGGTCCGATGTTTGTCcaattttcccaatttttcCAACGTTTTCTTGGTATTCTTTGACTTGGTTAGCTAGAGCGAATTGCGTTTATTTATCGAACTGTGATCTGATGGGTATATCTTGGGGTTGGGTTATGTAAGGTGTGTATCATTTAGTCTAGCCAAGACAAAGCTGTAAACAATTGTACTATATTTTATGGCTCACACTAAGTTAAACACAAAGACACTCGCATCCTATCTGAAacaccaaaaagaaaaaaaaatatatatatatataatacataaaGACAGctataaatattgaataaaagtGGCGAACCATTAACTAGCCACAAGCAAACTgcttaaacaaaaatgtatctttCATTTCGTTACTTTTGGTATGCATCATTCGTTCTCAGTGTATTTTGTGCATAGTTGTGAGTCTTGAGTGTGGCACCTCAGCTCCCAAAATCTATATCTCTGAACACTCATTTCTAGCACATGATCGATTTTCGCCTGTCCTCCATTAAATCAGAAAATCATACTGATCATAAGTACCAAGAATCAGAGTTTGTGGACTAACCGCTTTGAACAAGAAATCaactattttattaaaaaaaaaatgtaaaaaactTGTAAATTCACAAACCTTCAGACTTACAGATTcaataaaaagaaacgaaatttttaataatttctgATCATCTTCAAACTCTCTTTCCATCAGACCATCAAAGCTCCATTAGCATCGTGTTTGATGTCTGTATGTGCATTCTCAATCCTATATAGTAAATGTGTACATAAATAGATGAACGAAACCTACATAGATTATACCTGGTACTCCCGCCCATAGAACACTGTTATTAATTTCGAATTTCGTTATTGCAGAACCCAAAATTTAATACGTCGAAGCAATTGTGGCGTGGATATCTTACACCAACAGAAACATCCGTTTGAGTCAATGATTTAACTTCATTTTAAcgtatatctgtatctgtgtacCTGTAAATCAATTACGTGTCTATAATCAGTCTACATACTTATGACGTATGATGTATGATGTATGATGTATGATGTATATGTACCACCACCTACCGTCCCTTTTGCGTAGAGTATATAACCCAAAGTGCGATTTGGCACAAACTAATTGTCTGGCTACATATCATGCGACTACTCGGAAACCAATCGTATACAATCCACAGTAAAGGAATTTGttgaaataaatgtataaaataaagttaCATATTTTGGACTCTGAattgttgtatttttaattttaaacgcAAAAGATTGGGGTTTTAAAAGTGTTtaatctaaatttaaatattttttaatttctattatttttataattttttttacccatacttaatttttttttatttaataatatttttagctttattttttaatggtATTTTTTCGGTTACTTGTTTTTCGATGTTACTTGTCCGATAGAAACCGATAGGTTCGCACAGAAACCGCCTCCGCTATCGATAACAgtcttgttttggttttccacGAGCGCGTGTTTTCCGGTAACTTTCCtagttattaattaaaaccTGGCCAGAATGTCGCTAATTACCCGTTTGCTGACCGGCAACATCACCCTGCGCCGCCGGGCAATGGAATCACTGGGAAAGGTTTGTTGGATTGAGAAAAAAAGCCGAAATTCCATCGGCTAGTTATGTAAGCACTGTAAGAAATGTAGTTAAATGGTGCACATAACTTTTCAGGCCGGCTACAGTTCGCATGCGAAGTTCTCGGAGCACAAGCCCATCGAGAGGATCCGGAACATAGGAATCTCGGCGCATATTGACAGTGGAAAGACGACCTTGACGGAGAGGATTCTGTTCTACACCGGCAGGATTGCGGAGATGCACGAGGTGCGGGGAAAGGATAATGTGGGTGCCACCATGGACAGCATGGAGCTGGAGAGGCAGCGCGGCATCACCATCCAATCGGCGGCTACCTACACCCTGTGGAAGGACACCAATATCAATATTATCGATACACCCGGACATGTGGACTTCACTGTGGAGGTGGAGCGTGCACTCCGTGTTTTGGATGGTGCCGTTCTGGTCTTGTGCGCCGTGGGCGGAGTCCAGAGTCAAACGCTAACGGTCAACCGGCAGATGAAGCGCTACAATGTGCCCTGCCTGGCCTTCATCAACAAACTGGATCGCTTGGGCTCGAATCCCTACAGAGTTTTATCCCAAATGAGGTCCAAAATGAACCACAACGCTGCCTTTATTCAGCTGCCCATTGGAGTGGAGAGCAATTGCAAGGGCATCGTGGATTTGGTGCGGGAAAAAGCCATATACTTTGAAGGAGAACACGGAATGGACATTAGGCTGGACGAAATACCACAGGATATGCGGGTGGAGAGCCTGGAGAGAAGGCAGGAGCTCATCGAACACTTATCCAATGCAGACGAAACGCTGGGCGAACTTTTCCTGGAAGAAAAGCCCTTCACCGAAGACGATATCAAGGCGGCCTTAAGGAGAACCTGCATCAATAGAACCTTCACACCTGTCTTGGTGGGCACAGCACTGAAAAACAAAGGTGTCCAGCCACTGCTAGATGCCGTACTGGATTACCTGCCCAATCCCGGAGAGGTGGAGAACCTGGGCTTTATCGAGAAGGAAGGACAAGacccagaaaaagtggtcTTAAATCCCGCCCGCGATGGCAAGGATCCTTTTGTCGGCTTGGCTTTCAAACTAGAAGCTGGACGCTTTGGCCAATTAACCTACCTCAGATGCTACCAGGGAGTTCTACGGAAGGGTGACAACATCTTCAATGCTCGCACCAACAAGAAAGTGAGAATTGCTCGCTTGGTTCGACTACACTCAAATCAAATGGAGGACGTAAACGAGGTGTATGCCGGCGATATATTCGCGTTGTTTGGAGTTGATTGCGCCTCCGGAGACACCTTCACCACCAATCCCAAGAACAATCTGTCCATGGAATCCATCTTTGTAC from Drosophila yakuba strain Tai18E2 chromosome 2L, Prin_Dyak_Tai18E2_2.1, whole genome shotgun sequence includes these protein-coding regions:
- the LOC6526966 gene encoding sodium bicarbonate cotransporter 3 isoform X11, with product MAEKNEYIELPWTMNSSSGDDEAPKDPRTGGEDFTQQFTENDFEGHRAHTVYVGVHVPGGRRHSQRRRKHHHSGPGGGGGGAGGGGGGGGSIGGSGSVGGGAGKDNVSEKQQEVERPVTPPAQRVQFILGEDVDDGTHVSHPLFSEMGMLVKEGDEIEWKETARWIKFEEDVEEGGNRWSKPHVATLSLHSLFELRRLLVNGSVMLDMEAQNLEVMADLVCDHMVSAGTLPSGVKDKVKDALLRRHRHQHEYAKKTRLPIIRSLADMRNHSSSKKKKSNSKHSRPAQNLPSITEDMVKSPSNQSMARPGSGTELSEQQHKGNTHFMRKIPPGAEASNILVGEVDFLERTLSCFIRLSQAVVLGDLTEVPVPTRFVFILLGPPGSQSNFHEIGRAMATLMSDEIFHEVAYRARKRDHLLSGVDEFLDAVTVLPPGEWDPTIRIEPPAAIPSQEVRKRPPELPKEEVDEEEEEARLREENGLSRTGRLFGGLINDIKRKAPWYISDYKDALSMQCVASWIFLYFACLSPIITFGGLLAEATGKHMAAMESLVSGFVCGMGYGFFSGQPLTILGSTGPVLVFESIIYEFCQRMGWEYMTFRFWIGMWVAGICIVLTAIDASALVCYITRFTEENFATLIAFIFIYKAIENVVVIGKNFPVNQGVYNCVCTPPIGSNASVIDYAMYNWDSCESHNGILVGGGCGTPPTENVFLMSVVLCAGTFLISTVLKEFKNALFFPSIVRQYISDFSVLIAIFAMSFFDYSMGVPTQKLEVPNELKPTLSTRGWLIPPFAEKNPWWSPIIAVFPALLGTILIFMDQQITAVIVNRKENKLKKGCGYHLDLFILSILIAICSMMGLPWFVAATVLSINHVNSLKLESECSAPGEKPQFLGVREQRVTHILIFLTIGVSVLLTPLLGNIPMPVLFGVFLYMGVASLKGLQFFDRILIMFMPAKYQPDYMFLRQVPIKRVHLFTMIQLACLIILWLIKSFSQTSILFPLMLVVMIGIRKALDLVFTRRELKILDDIMPEMTKRAAADDLHKLDAEDNHHQHPPGSGAGANYNADKSGPTTIHIPLSGNKPPQGTNGPTVSIPQEAVNRTAVWQQINKDGNGISEQLIIPVTLKVRQINGNHAPSSATLSPRLSPMHEADEYSEAPTNSPGHQQQQPQINNCKEAAKLEGSCANNSQISPANITPV
- the LOC6526966 gene encoding sodium bicarbonate cotransporter 3 isoform X21, which encodes MAEKNEYIELPWTMNSSSGDDEAPKDPRTGGEDFTQQFTENDFEVTPPAQRVQFILGEDVDDGTHVSHPLFSEMGMLVKEGDEIEWKETARWIKFEEDVEEGGNRWSKPHVATLSLHSLFELRRLLVNGSVMLDMEAQNLEVMADLVCDHMVSAGTLPSGVKDKVKDALLRRHRHQHEYAKKTRLPIIRSLADMRNHSSSKKKKSNSKHSRPAQNLPSITEDMVKSPSNQSMARPGSGTELSEQQHKGNTHFMRKIPPGAEASNILVGEVDFLERTLSCFIRLSQAVVLGDLTEVPVPTRFVFILLGPPGSQSNFHEIGRAMATLMSDEIFHEVAYRARKRDHLLSGVDEFLDAVTVLPPGEWDPTIRIEPPAAIPSQEVRKRPPELPKEEVDEEEEEARLREENGLSRTGRLFGGLINDIKRKAPWYISDYKDALSMQCVASWIFLYFACLSPIITFGGLLAEATGKHMAAMESLVSGFVCGMGYGFFSGQPLTILGSTGPVLVFESIIYEFCQRMGWEYMTFRFWIGMWVAGICIVLTAIDASALVCYITRFTEENFATLIAFIFIYKAIENVVVIGKNFPVNQGVYNCVCTPPIGSNASVIDYAMYNWDSCESHNGILVGGGCGTPPTENVFLMSVVLCAGTFLISTVLKEFKNALFFPSIVRQYISDFSVLIAIFAMSFFDYSMGVPTQKLEVPNELKPTLSTRGWLIPPFAEKNPWWSPIIAVFPALLGTILIFMDQQITAVIVNRKENKLKKGCGYHLDLFILSILIAICSMMGLPWFVAATVLSINHVNSLKLESECSAPGEKPQFLGVREQRVTHILIFLTIGVSVLLTPLLGNIPMPVLFGVFLYMGVASLKGLQFFDRILIMFMPAKYQPDYMFLRQVPIKRVHLFTMIQLACLIILWLIKSFSQTSILFPLMLVVMIGIRKALDLVFTRRELKILDDIMPEMTKRAAADDLHKLDAEVGLLARIFPWGKGSRGRVVTKPSGLDDGVVGSGGAVGAGLISCTTSNANEKEFEAQSSLLKK
- the LOC6526966 gene encoding sodium bicarbonate cotransporter 3 isoform X14: MPQQAQLKHIHGHGRLPRVIATDSSRPWTMNSSSGDDEAPKDPRTGGEDFTQQFTENDFEGHRAHTVYVGVHVPGGRRHSQRRRKHHHSGPGGGGGGAGGGGGGGGSIGGSGSVGGGAGKDNVSEKQQEVERPVTPPAQRVQFILGEDVDDGTHVSHPLFSEMGMLVKEGDEIEWKETARWIKFEEDVEEGGNRWSKPHVATLSLHSLFELRRLLVNGSVMLDMEAQNLEVMADLVCDHMVSAGTLPSGVKDKVKDALLRRHRHQHEYAKKTRLPIIRSLADMRNHSSSKKKKSNSKHSRPAQNLPSITEDMVKSPSNQSMARPGSGTELSEQQHKGNTHFMRKIPPGAEASNILVGEVDFLERTLSCFIRLSQAVVLGDLTEVPVPTRFVFILLGPPGSQSNFHEIGRAMATLMSDEIFHEVAYRARKRDHLLSGVDEFLDAVTVLPPGEWDPTIRIEPPAAIPSQEVRKRPPELPKEEVDEEEEEARLREENGLSRTGRLFGGLINDIKRKAPWYISDYKDALSMQCVASWIFLYFACLSPIITFGGLLAEATGKHMAAMESLVSGFVCGMGYGFFSGQPLTILGSTGPVLVFESIIYEFCQRMGWEYMTFRFWIGMWVAGICIVLTAIDASALVCYITRFTEENFATLIAFIFIYKAIENVVVIGKNFPVNQGVYNCVCTPPIGSNASVIDYAMYNWDSCESHNGILVGGGCGTPPTENVFLMSVVLCAGTFLISTVLKEFKNALFFPSIVRQYISDFSVLIAIFAMSFFDYSMGVPTQKLEVPNELKPTLSTRGWLIPPFAEKNPWWSPIIAVFPALLGTILIFMDQQITAVIVNRKENKLKKGCGYHLDLFILSILIAICSMMGLPWFVAATVLSINHVNSLKLESECSAPGEKPQFLGVREQRVTHILIFLTIGVSVLLTPLLGNIPMPVLFGVFLYMGVASLKGLQFFDRILIMFMPAKYQPDYMFLRQVPIKRVHLFTMIQLACLIILWLIKSFSQTSILFPLMLVVMIGIRKALDLVFTRRELKILDDIMPEMTKRAAADDLHKLDAEDNHHQHPPGSGAGANYNADKSGPTTIHIPLSGNKPPQGTNGPTVSIPQEAVNRTAVWQQINKDGNGISEQLIIPVTLKVRQINGNQTQNLIRRSNCGVDILHQQKHPFESMI
- the LOC6526966 gene encoding sodium bicarbonate cotransporter 3 isoform X18, encoding MPQQAQLKHIHGHGRLPRVIATDSSRPWTMNSSSGDDEAPKDPRTGGEDFTQQFTENDFEGHRAHTVYVGVHVPGGRRHSQRRRKHHHSGPGGGGGGAGGGGGGGGSIGGSGSVGGGAGKDNVSEKQQEVERPVTPPAQRVQFILGEDVDDGTHVSHPLFSEMGMLVKEGDEIEWKETARWIKFEEDVEEGGNRWSKPHVATLSLHSLFELRRLLVNGSVMLDMEAQNLEVMADLVCDHMVSAGTLPSGVKDKVKDALLRRHRHQHEYAKKTRLPIIRSLADMRNHSSSKKKKSNSKHSRPAQNLPSITEDMVKSPSNQSMARPGSGTELSEQQHKGNTHFMRKIPPGAEASNILVGEVDFLERTLSCFIRLSQAVVLGDLTEVPVPTRFVFILLGPPGSQSNFHEIGRAMATLMSDEIFHEVAYRARKRDHLLSGVDEFLDAVTVLPPGEWDPTIRIEPPAAIPSQEVRKRPPELPKEEVDEEEEEARLREENGLSRTGRLFGGLINDIKRKAPWYISDYKDALSMQCVASWIFLYFACLSPIITFGGLLAEATGKHMAAMESLVSGFVCGMGYGFFSGQPLTILGSTGPVLVFESIIYEFCQRMGWEYMTFRFWIGMWVAGICIVLTAIDASALVCYITRFTEENFATLIAFIFIYKAIENVVVIGKNFPVNQGVYNCVCTPPIGSNASVIDYAMYNWDSCESHNGILVGGGCGTPPTENVFLMSVVLCAGTFLISTVLKEFKNALFFPSIVRQYISDFSVLIAIFAMSFFDYSMGVPTQKLEVPNELKPTLSTRGWLIPPFAEKNPWWSPIIAVFPALLGTILIFMDQQITAVIVNRKENKLKKGCGYHLDLFILSILIAICSMMGLPWFVAATVLSINHVNSLKLESECSAPGEKPQFLGVREQRVTHILIFLTIGVSVLLTPLLGNIPMPVLFGVFLYMGVASLKGLQFFDRILIMFMPAKYQPDYMFLRQVPIKRVHLFTMIQLACLIILWLIKSFSQTSILFPLMLVVMIGIRKALDLVFTRRELKILDDIMPEMTKRAAADDLHKLDAENPKFNTSKQLWRGYLTPTETSV
- the LOC6526966 gene encoding sodium-driven chloride bicarbonate exchanger isoform X23, translating into MAEKNEYIELPWTMNSSSGDDEAPKDPRTGGEDFTQQFTENDFEVTPPAQRVQFILGEDVDDGTHVSHPLFSEMGMLVKEGDEIEWKETARWIKFEEDVEEGGNRWSKPHVATLSLHSLFELRRLLVNGSVMLDMEAQNLEVMADLVCDHMVSAGTLPSGVKDKVKDALLRRHRHQHEYAKKTRLPIIRSLADMRNHSSSKIEEHSGSILGATTPISLTASEPGPPGSNGNSNLSTAAGAMGRFLTVPGGKPSNRTLEKKSNSKHSRPAQNLPSITEDMVKSPSNQSMARPGSGTELSEQQHKGNTHFMRKIPPGAEASNILVGEVDFLERTLSCFIRLSQAVVLGDLTEVPVPTRFVFILLGPPGSQSNFHEIGRAMATLMSDEIFHEVAYRARKRDHLLSGVDEFLDAVTVLPPGEWDPTIRIEPPAAIPSQEVRKRPPELPKEEVDEEEEEARLREENGLSRTGRLFGGLINDIKRKAPWYISDYKDALSMQCVASWIFLYFACLSPIITFGGLLAEATGKHMAAMESLVSGFVCGMGYGFFSGQPLTILGSTGPVLVFESIIYEFCQRMGWEYMTFRFWIGMWVAGICIVLTAIDASALVCYITRFTEENFATLIAFIFIYKAIENVVVIGKNFPVNQGVYNCVCTPPIGSNASVIDYAMYNWDSCESHNGILVGGGCGTPPTENVFLMSVVLCAGTFLISTVLKEFKNALFFPSIVRQYISDFSVLIAIFAMSFFDYSMGVPTQKLEVPNELKPTLSTRGWLIPPFAEKNPWWSPIIAVFPALLGTILIFMDQQITAVIVNRKENKLKKGCGYHLDLFILSILIAICSMMGLPWFVAATVLSINHVNSLKLESECSAPGEKPQFLGVREQRVTHILIFLTIGVSVLLTPLLGNIPMPVLFGVFLYMGVASLKGLQFFDRILIMFMPAKYQPDYMFLRQVPIKRVHLFTMIQLACLIILWLIKSFSQTSILFPLMLVVMIGIRKALDLVFTRRELKILDDIMPEMTKRAAADDLHKLDAENPKFNTSKQLWRGYLTPTETSV